Proteins from a single region of Novosphingobium sp. CECT 9465:
- a CDS encoding efflux RND transporter periplasmic adaptor subunit, producing MNDTASAGKLSLQRPPARQRAKRRGLRWIAGALALLLLAWILWRYAWPHPAETYSAVRAPYEQTVSGPATLDAINKANVSSRISGKLTRLLVDRNAHVSAGQPVAVIEQDDLRSKVSVSRANMLAAQGAQREAQANLGSARAALANARATFDRQAELRADGWVSRASYDQAQTSLTQSEAQLGGIQQTIGRTRAQADAAAATLEVDQAQLAMATVRAPFAGVVAVRNRSLGDIISAGTSIMDIVDPTSIVLTTRLDESVIALVHAGLPARIRFIANPDQILTGRVLRLSREVDPETREFTVDVVVDRLPENWALGQRANVEILHSNGAAGITIPVSFIMRDGKTASVWVVDGGRTRRREIEVATSNGSLAVVSKGLASGSIVVTPHAIYAGMRVVRQAASAP from the coding sequence ATGAATGACACCGCATCTGCTGGTAAACTTTCCTTGCAGCGTCCGCCTGCGCGCCAGCGCGCGAAGCGTCGTGGTCTTCGCTGGATCGCTGGCGCGCTTGCGCTGCTGCTGCTTGCCTGGATTCTCTGGCGCTATGCATGGCCGCATCCTGCCGAAACCTACTCTGCCGTTCGCGCGCCCTACGAACAGACAGTGTCCGGCCCGGCAACGCTTGATGCCATCAACAAGGCGAATGTCAGTTCGCGGATATCGGGCAAGCTCACACGCCTTCTGGTCGATCGCAACGCGCACGTCTCAGCCGGGCAGCCGGTGGCCGTCATCGAACAGGATGACCTGCGCAGCAAGGTGTCGGTGTCCCGCGCCAATATGCTGGCAGCACAAGGCGCGCAGCGCGAGGCGCAAGCCAATCTTGGCAGCGCGCGGGCGGCATTGGCGAATGCCCGCGCAACCTTTGATCGGCAGGCCGAATTGCGCGCTGACGGATGGGTATCGCGCGCAAGTTACGATCAGGCGCAAACCAGCCTGACCCAAAGCGAGGCCCAGCTTGGTGGCATCCAGCAGACGATCGGACGCACCCGCGCACAGGCCGACGCTGCGGCAGCGACCCTTGAAGTCGATCAGGCGCAGTTGGCCATGGCGACGGTTCGCGCGCCCTTTGCCGGGGTGGTCGCAGTGCGCAATCGCAGCCTTGGCGACATCATAAGTGCCGGAACATCGATCATGGATATCGTCGATCCGACCAGCATTGTCCTGACCACGCGACTTGATGAAAGCGTGATTGCCCTGGTTCACGCCGGGCTGCCTGCCAGAATTCGCTTTATTGCCAATCCCGACCAGATCCTGACCGGGCGAGTGCTCCGTTTGAGCCGCGAAGTAGACCCCGAAACACGCGAGTTCACGGTCGATGTCGTCGTCGACCGTCTCCCCGAAAACTGGGCGCTCGGCCAGCGCGCGAACGTGGAGATTCTCCATTCGAACGGGGCGGCCGGCATAACCATCCCCGTGTCTTTCATCATGCGGGATGGAAAAACGGCCAGCGTATGGGTTGTCGATGGCGGGCGGACGCGTCGGCGCGAAATCGAAGTGGCAACCAGCAACGGATCGCTGGCTGTCGTCAGCAAGGGTCTGGCGTCTGGCAGCATCGTCGTGACGCCCCACGCCATTTATGCAGGGATGCGTGTGGTGCGCCAAGCGGCGAGCGCGCCATGA
- a CDS encoding response regulator encodes MENSLIAVVEDDREIRTMVVELLAREGFVPAGCKSTREFDRLLERQRVDLVVLDVMLPGEDGLSLCRRLRSQTGIPVLMVTAKAEDVDRIIGLEVGADDYLPKPFNPRELIARVKAILRRTREANRVTAPLSVERYRFGGWNFDAGCRTLIDPGGVAIELTGGEFDLLVSLVTHPHRVLNRDQLLDWTRGRNAGPFDRSIDVQLSRLRRKLAQHPSGEALIKTVRGGGYVFAERVEKA; translated from the coding sequence ATGGAAAACAGCCTCATCGCAGTTGTCGAGGACGACCGGGAAATCCGTACCATGGTGGTCGAATTGCTCGCACGTGAGGGATTCGTGCCTGCTGGTTGCAAGTCGACCAGGGAGTTCGACAGGCTGCTCGAACGGCAACGCGTCGATCTGGTCGTGCTCGACGTCATGCTCCCCGGTGAGGACGGGTTGTCGCTTTGCCGACGTCTGCGATCACAGACGGGCATTCCTGTCCTTATGGTGACTGCCAAGGCTGAAGATGTGGATCGGATTATCGGTCTTGAAGTCGGTGCGGACGATTATCTTCCCAAACCTTTCAACCCGCGTGAACTCATCGCCCGTGTAAAGGCCATATTGCGGCGAACGCGCGAGGCTAACCGCGTTACGGCGCCGCTCAGCGTCGAACGCTACCGCTTCGGGGGCTGGAATTTCGATGCCGGCTGCCGGACCCTGATCGATCCCGGTGGCGTGGCGATCGAATTGACGGGGGGTGAATTCGACCTGCTCGTCAGTCTTGTGACTCATCCCCATCGTGTGCTGAACCGGGACCAGCTTCTTGATTGGACGAGAGGGCGCAATGCGGGCCCGTTCGATCGTTCGATCGATGTGCAACTCAGCCGTTTGCGCCGCAAACTGGCCCAGCATCCTTCAGGGGAGGCGCTGATCAAGACTGTTCGTGGCGGCGGCTATGTCTTCGCCGAGCGGGTAGAGAAAGCCTAG
- a CDS encoding ATP-binding protein, with translation MHNLSLRFATVLIAGFVLLQLAVTLAMLLPSQVYDRQDANLPPPDQVRAMAFTLETIDPGLRAAALANFDDSLFQVRLTDQLPPVEREKAGHLSSQRRAYLAALADRPVLLWRDDAIIHRPLGDRPGPQNFIDPTRLAVGLRDGRWLLIDSRPSVVVQHYMRSRAYVGMVLGSFVLLALAIAVRQTTRPLVRLSRRIRTFAAELDAPDLPLEGAQELRDLSAAFNDMKGRIRGLVAERTQLLAAVAHDMRTYLTRLRLRTEFIEDPEHRRRAINDIGEMHDLLEDTLLFAQREAASAPNRQRVDLAEELTRMVGIRTEIGESVVLGLEGGPLIVDSDPVALRRIVANLVDNGLRHGDCVRIDVAGVGSSIRMTIEDDGPGVPDDALSRLGRPFERLDPSRDRETGGAGLGLAIVLALAERNGIEVGFENAEAGGLRIMLVIARSFSQP, from the coding sequence GTGCACAACCTTTCGCTGCGGTTTGCCACCGTGCTCATCGCGGGATTCGTGTTGCTCCAGCTCGCGGTGACGCTGGCGATGCTGCTGCCAAGCCAAGTCTACGACAGACAGGATGCCAATCTCCCGCCGCCAGATCAGGTCCGCGCCATGGCTTTCACGCTGGAGACAATCGATCCCGGCCTCCGCGCCGCCGCGCTCGCGAATTTTGACGATTCCCTGTTTCAGGTCCGCTTGACGGACCAGTTGCCGCCAGTCGAAAGGGAGAAGGCGGGCCACCTTTCCAGCCAGCGCCGGGCTTATCTTGCGGCGCTGGCTGACAGGCCCGTACTGTTGTGGCGCGACGATGCCATCATCCATCGCCCTTTGGGCGATCGGCCGGGGCCACAGAATTTCATCGATCCGACCAGACTTGCCGTCGGCTTGCGTGATGGACGATGGCTGCTTATCGACAGTCGTCCATCGGTCGTTGTCCAGCACTACATGCGCAGCCGCGCTTATGTTGGAATGGTGCTGGGGAGTTTCGTGCTGCTCGCGCTCGCCATCGCGGTTCGCCAGACTACCCGCCCGCTGGTACGGTTATCGCGCCGGATACGGACTTTCGCGGCTGAGCTGGACGCACCCGACCTGCCCCTGGAAGGCGCCCAGGAACTGCGCGATCTGAGCGCGGCTTTCAATGACATGAAAGGGCGGATTCGCGGTCTTGTCGCTGAAAGGACGCAATTGCTCGCAGCCGTTGCGCATGACATGCGGACTTATCTGACGCGGCTTCGACTGCGGACCGAATTTATCGAAGATCCTGAGCATCGACGGCGTGCCATCAACGATATCGGTGAAATGCACGATCTTCTGGAAGACACGCTGCTCTTTGCGCAGCGGGAGGCTGCGTCCGCGCCGAACCGGCAGCGGGTGGATCTTGCCGAGGAACTGACCCGGATGGTCGGGATACGAACCGAGATCGGCGAGAGTGTCGTGCTGGGCCTGGAGGGCGGCCCCTTGATCGTGGACAGCGACCCCGTGGCGCTACGGCGCATCGTGGCGAACCTTGTCGACAACGGTCTGCGCCACGGTGATTGCGTCAGGATCGATGTGGCCGGTGTCGGTTCTTCGATTCGCATGACGATCGAGGACGACGGGCCGGGTGTTCCCGACGATGCCCTCTCACGTCTTGGACGTCCGTTCGAGCGGCTCGATCCCTCCCGCGACCGGGAAACGGGCGGCGCGGGACTTGGGTTGGCCATCGTTCTGGCACTGGCTGAACGCAACGGGATTGAAGTGGGATTTGAAAATGCCGAGGCCGGGGGCCTTCGCATCATGCTGGTCATTGCCCGGTCCTTCAGTCAGCCTTGA
- a CDS encoding DUF4410 domain-containing protein produces the protein MTNAPAIQPPVDVRRTPSGLSPAFLAAMLPLALAGCASTKVFEITAIAPPLARPTTIVVDAISSGSHEPYRLKAADRLEQQLVMDLRKRGLPAIHASSPASSAPVRLELRIEELQRGDTAMRWLIGFGAGKSRMSVRATLSTPDGAILDLDARASSGNRPGLILPAGVGAATGRIANAAIGAALGIATNSRQGAGRDLQNVSKALAQRISVYFETGGQSLKAD, from the coding sequence GTGACGAACGCACCCGCCATTCAACCCCCGGTCGACGTTCGCCGCACCCCGTCCGGTCTTTCCCCGGCGTTTCTGGCAGCGATGTTACCGCTGGCGCTTGCGGGATGCGCTAGTACAAAGGTTTTCGAGATCACAGCCATCGCCCCACCCCTGGCGCGCCCGACGACGATAGTTGTAGATGCGATTTCGTCCGGCTCGCATGAACCTTATCGTCTGAAAGCCGCCGACCGGCTTGAGCAGCAACTTGTCATGGACCTGCGCAAGCGCGGTTTGCCGGCAATCCATGCGTCGTCCCCGGCCAGCAGTGCCCCTGTGCGACTTGAACTTCGGATCGAGGAACTTCAACGCGGCGATACTGCGATGCGCTGGCTCATCGGGTTTGGCGCGGGCAAGTCCCGAATGTCGGTCCGCGCGACCCTTTCGACGCCGGACGGCGCAATACTCGATCTCGATGCGCGCGCGAGCAGCGGCAACAGGCCGGGACTGATCCTGCCCGCAGGCGTCGGCGCCGCTACCGGCAGGATTGCCAATGCCGCAATCGGGGCGGCGCTCGGCATAGCCACCAATTCCCGTCAAGGCGCCGGTCGCGATCTGCAAAATGTCTCGAAAGCGCTGGCGCAACGAATTTCGGTCTATTTTGAAACTGGCGGACAATCGCTCAAGGCTGACTGA
- a CDS encoding RcnB family protein → MSRFRTILMASAIASAIFASSAQAGQGSISVRGPQGRGWSAERSVQAGPGSRSVSREISTNDGRQASISRNAHWGGGHYDARTTVTGPNGGTVTRAASGHAWQAPPPPVYRGARRGYYFAPGYGYYAVPAPYYGRAWAVGAVVPVGLRRYYVPVPAVYGLPPAPIGYNWIFAGNRVVLVVGHSGVVVRVGPVFW, encoded by the coding sequence ATGTCTCGGTTCAGGACCATCCTGATGGCTTCGGCAATTGCCTCGGCCATTTTCGCGTCAAGCGCCCAGGCGGGGCAGGGCAGCATCAGCGTCCGCGGCCCGCAGGGACGAGGGTGGAGCGCCGAACGCTCGGTTCAGGCGGGGCCGGGGAGCCGGTCGGTCAGCCGCGAGATCAGCACGAACGACGGGCGGCAGGCCAGCATTTCCAGGAACGCTCATTGGGGTGGTGGCCATTATGACGCCCGCACGACCGTCACGGGTCCCAATGGTGGCACAGTAACACGCGCAGCTTCCGGCCACGCCTGGCAAGCGCCGCCACCCCCGGTGTACCGTGGCGCGCGGCGCGGGTACTATTTCGCTCCGGGGTACGGCTATTACGCGGTTCCGGCGCCGTATTATGGTCGGGCATGGGCGGTCGGCGCCGTCGTGCCTGTCGGCCTGCGGCGATACTATGTGCCGGTTCCGGCAGTATACGGACTTCCCCCTGCCCCGATCGGGTACAACTGGATATTCGCAGGCAACCGGGTTGTACTCGTGGTAGGCCATAGCGGCGTCGTTGTCCGGGTTGGACCGGTGTTCTGGTGA
- a CDS encoding TolC family outer membrane protein encodes MPAARSSLSSHATGTKWQTARKACFAATVSVSAFTVFPHGVHAQTLKEALLEAYRTNPTLAAARANQRATDESVPLAKADGRPLSAADTAYTEQILRTGQPVQGTTVPVQTTPARSVSGQASVTVPLYNGGAIRNAIKAAEARVEAGQSDLRATEASVFSRVVAAYWDVIRDSEIVRLNAQNVTTLEVGLQSTSDRYDVGDITRTDVAQSQSRLDSARADLERARAQLVSSKENYVSLVGSTPDDLALPPPLSGLPATPETAVETALTDNADIAAARKVGTAARYDVRSARGAVMPRVSAFANGSYTDFLGSEDQRFIPATTHSAAAGLTISVPLYQGGRPAAAQRQAVARETAAIEQTIAVERDVIAQVRASYASWRSTEAATESLRSAIRAAELSLRGVEAEHSVGNRTILDVLNARQELLGVRVQLVTARRDAYVAAFSLLAATGHADARELGLDVSDSYDPAAHYARVRGSFLDFAFEPQPGPNASRTTGLPAQDAAPVEMSNE; translated from the coding sequence ATGCCTGCGGCAAGATCATCGTTATCGTCCCACGCCACAGGCACGAAGTGGCAGACCGCACGGAAAGCATGCTTCGCCGCAACAGTGAGCGTCAGCGCCTTCACGGTGTTTCCGCATGGGGTTCATGCCCAAACACTCAAGGAGGCTCTCCTTGAAGCGTATCGGACCAATCCAACCCTTGCGGCAGCGCGGGCAAACCAAAGGGCGACGGACGAAAGCGTTCCGCTGGCGAAGGCCGATGGGCGCCCGCTATCCGCCGCAGACACAGCCTATACCGAACAGATTCTCCGTACCGGACAACCGGTTCAAGGCACGACCGTGCCCGTCCAGACAACGCCCGCCCGATCGGTGTCCGGCCAGGCATCCGTCACGGTCCCGCTCTACAACGGAGGGGCGATCAGAAATGCGATCAAGGCCGCCGAGGCGCGCGTCGAAGCGGGCCAGAGCGATTTGCGTGCTACGGAAGCGTCGGTCTTTTCACGCGTCGTGGCCGCTTATTGGGATGTGATCCGCGATAGCGAGATTGTCCGGCTGAACGCACAGAACGTCACCACGCTCGAAGTCGGTCTCCAGTCCACGTCGGATCGATATGACGTAGGCGACATCACGCGTACCGATGTTGCCCAATCGCAGTCCAGGCTGGATTCGGCCCGCGCTGATCTGGAGCGGGCCCGTGCGCAGCTGGTGAGTTCGAAAGAGAACTATGTCTCGCTGGTCGGTTCCACACCCGACGATCTGGCACTTCCACCGCCGCTTTCCGGCTTGCCTGCCACGCCTGAAACCGCAGTTGAAACGGCGCTGACCGATAATGCCGACATCGCGGCGGCGCGAAAGGTGGGCACGGCTGCGCGTTATGATGTCCGGTCTGCGCGCGGCGCGGTGATGCCGCGCGTTTCGGCATTCGCCAACGGCAGCTACACCGATTTCCTTGGAAGCGAGGACCAGCGGTTCATTCCAGCCACTACACATAGCGCCGCAGCGGGGCTGACAATCAGCGTCCCCCTGTATCAAGGCGGCAGGCCCGCAGCGGCACAACGCCAGGCCGTCGCCAGAGAAACGGCGGCCATCGAGCAGACAATCGCGGTCGAGCGCGACGTTATCGCCCAGGTTCGTGCATCTTATGCAAGCTGGCGGTCTACCGAAGCCGCCACGGAGTCGTTACGATCTGCCATTCGTGCAGCCGAGCTTTCCTTGCGCGGGGTCGAGGCTGAACATTCGGTCGGAAACCGGACTATCCTCGACGTTTTGAACGCGCGGCAGGAACTCCTTGGTGTCCGTGTACAATTGGTCACGGCCCGGCGCGATGCTTATGTCGCCGCATTTTCGCTTCTGGCGGCCACGGGCCATGCCGATGCACGGGAACTGGGGCTGGATGTGTCAGACAGCTACGATCCCGCCGCCCATTACGCGCGGGTACGCGGCAGCTTCCTGGACTTTGCTTTCGAACCCCAGCCTGGCCCGAACGCTTCCAGAACAACCGGACTGCCAGCCCAGGATGCGGCGCCGGTCGAGATGTCGAACGAATGA
- the cobU gene encoding bifunctional adenosylcobinamide kinase/adenosylcobinamide-phosphate guanylyltransferase — MGKTVLVLGGARSGKSGFAEQLGDALPGPHIYIATAQAFDDEMTQRIARHRADRAGHWQTVECPLALSEAIAAHDANDSVMLVDCLTLWLSNLMLGNHDVAAARSNLAELLPAVQGTLLLVSNEVGQGIVPENALARQFRDEAGWLNQALARVADEVWFVTAGIAQRLK, encoded by the coding sequence ATGGGAAAGACGGTTCTTGTATTGGGCGGGGCACGATCGGGCAAAAGCGGCTTTGCCGAACAATTGGGCGATGCCCTTCCCGGCCCGCACATCTACATCGCCACCGCGCAGGCATTTGACGATGAAATGACGCAGCGCATCGCCCGCCACCGTGCCGACCGCGCCGGTCACTGGCAAACAGTCGAATGCCCGCTTGCCCTGTCAGAAGCGATTGCCGCGCATGACGCAAACGACAGCGTGATGCTGGTCGATTGCCTGACCTTGTGGCTGAGCAATCTGATGCTGGGCAATCATGATGTGGCGGCGGCGCGCAGCAATCTGGCGGAGTTGCTACCGGCGGTGCAAGGCACGCTGCTGCTGGTTTCCAACGAAGTGGGGCAAGGGATTGTGCCGGAAAATGCACTTGCCCGCCAGTTCCGTGATGAAGCGGGCTGGCTCAATCAGGCTTTGGCGCGTGTGGCCGACGAGGTGTGGTTCGTGACGGCAGGCATTGCCCAGCGGCTGAAATAG
- a CDS encoding TonB-dependent siderophore receptor, which yields MATVPVAAHAEDADTIIVSANRTQQTTSEVAQSVTVITLDDITTRQSVAVTDLLRSVPGITVTSNGGLGTSTSVSIRGAESDQTVALIDGVKLNDPSTPGGGFNFGNLLTGNIERIEVVRGSQSVLWGSQAIGGVVNIVTRTPTEDLTVNASGEYGWRDTARVVGNVSGKFGPVSASVGAGYLRTDGFSTFNETRGGKERDGYRNFGANAKFAIALSDAISIDLRSWYSDGKVGVDGFPAPTFSFGDTPEFARTRELVGYAGLNAALFDGRFRNRIAYTLTDTRRRNTDLTGGTELETFNAKGRNERFEYQGNVDLIDTVGATFGAETEKASFRTSSYGSPFSLAEARINSVYGQLSARPVTGLTFSAGLRHDDHDTFGGKTTFSAGGVFTPNEGSTTLRASYGEGFKTPSLFQLFSEYGNTALVPESSQGWDAGVTQKLLGGRIEVGATWFHRDTRNLIGFVGCTVLTGICTNRPFGTYDNVAKARAQGLEFALTLKPVDALRVQANYGYVEATNVATGLDLVRRPRHSINTSVDYDWAFGLKTGATVTHVGSSFDNASNTRQLEGYVLVDLRAAFPVTGNIELFGRVENLFNEQYETSFRYGTPRRAAYAGFRLAI from the coding sequence GTGGCCACTGTTCCCGTCGCTGCTCATGCCGAAGATGCTGATACCATCATCGTATCGGCCAACCGCACCCAGCAAACCACATCCGAAGTTGCCCAGTCGGTCACGGTCATCACGCTTGATGACATCACCACGCGGCAATCGGTGGCGGTTACCGATCTGCTCCGCTCTGTCCCCGGCATCACTGTCACCAGCAATGGCGGCCTTGGCACCAGCACGTCGGTCTCCATTCGCGGCGCGGAAAGCGACCAGACGGTCGCGCTGATCGATGGCGTCAAGCTCAACGATCCCTCGACACCGGGCGGCGGCTTCAACTTCGGTAACCTGCTGACCGGCAATATCGAACGGATCGAAGTGGTTCGCGGGTCGCAGTCGGTGCTGTGGGGCAGCCAGGCCATCGGCGGCGTGGTGAACATCGTCACGCGTACGCCCACCGAAGACCTGACGGTGAACGCCTCTGGCGAATATGGCTGGCGCGATACGGCGCGCGTGGTTGGCAATGTGTCGGGCAAGTTCGGCCCGGTTTCGGCAAGCGTCGGCGCTGGCTATCTGCGCACGGACGGCTTTTCGACTTTCAACGAAACGCGCGGCGGCAAGGAGCGCGATGGCTATCGCAACTTCGGTGCGAACGCGAAGTTCGCCATCGCTTTGTCCGATGCGATTTCGATCGATCTGCGCAGCTGGTATTCCGATGGCAAGGTGGGGGTCGATGGCTTCCCGGCACCCACATTCAGCTTTGGCGATACGCCCGAATTTGCCCGGACCAGGGAACTGGTGGGTTACGCCGGGCTTAACGCCGCGCTGTTCGATGGCCGTTTCCGCAACCGTATCGCCTATACGCTGACCGATACGCGCCGCCGCAATACCGATCTGACCGGCGGCACGGAACTGGAAACCTTCAACGCCAAGGGCCGCAACGAACGCTTCGAATATCAGGGCAACGTCGATCTCATCGATACAGTTGGCGCAACCTTCGGGGCTGAAACCGAAAAAGCCAGCTTCCGCACATCAAGCTATGGCAGCCCGTTCTCGCTTGCCGAAGCGCGGATCAACAGCGTCTATGGACAGCTCAGCGCCAGGCCGGTGACCGGTCTCACCTTCAGCGCGGGCCTGCGCCATGACGATCACGATACCTTTGGCGGCAAGACGACATTCTCCGCAGGCGGCGTGTTCACCCCGAACGAAGGCAGCACCACCCTGCGCGCCAGCTATGGCGAGGGCTTCAAGACCCCATCGCTGTTCCAGCTGTTCAGCGAATATGGCAATACCGCTCTGGTTCCCGAATCCTCGCAAGGGTGGGATGCAGGCGTTACCCAGAAGTTGCTGGGTGGCAGGATAGAGGTGGGCGCCACATGGTTCCACCGCGATACGCGCAACCTGATCGGCTTCGTGGGTTGTACGGTGCTGACCGGGATCTGCACCAATCGTCCATTCGGCACGTATGACAATGTTGCCAAGGCGCGGGCGCAGGGCCTTGAATTTGCCCTGACGCTGAAGCCGGTCGATGCGCTGCGGGTGCAGGCCAATTATGGCTATGTCGAAGCAACCAACGTGGCCACGGGTCTCGATCTGGTACGGCGTCCGCGCCACAGCATCAATACCTCGGTCGATTATGACTGGGCGTTCGGTCTGAAGACCGGGGCAACGGTCACCCATGTGGGTTCAAGTTTCGACAACGCGTCCAACACCCGTCAACTGGAGGGCTATGTGCTGGTCGATCTGCGCGCAGCCTTCCCGGTAACCGGCAACATCGAACTGTTCGGCCGGGTCGAAAACCTGTTCAACGAACAGTACGAGACGAGCTTCCGCTACGGTACGCCGCGCCGGGCGGCCTATGCGGGCTTCAGGCTGGCGATCTGA
- a CDS encoding aminotransferase class I/II-fold pyridoxal phosphate-dependent enzyme, protein MDPHTALMWHGGQTAAAAQLYPAAPRPWLDLSTGISPWAWPVPVLGPKVWQTLPSPAALEQLELAAARAFGLNDAAQIAAVPGSDIAIRLLAQVLRAEDVAIIGQGYAGYRAAWPDARVLSFENARNAGLMICANPNNPDGVVTEAREIRQLHNIRIVDEAFADAMPEVSILPDRNGAIVLRSFGKFFGLAGVRLGFVIANKPVIRDLRRLLGDWPVSGPAIAIGTAAYCDSAWHGLQRHRLAQGSARLVALLQDHGLQDAGGTANFRLCRIPGHAPDSSDLFVHLCHSGILVRPFKDRPDQLRLGIPGTDADWARLDTALKAWSSSV, encoded by the coding sequence GTGGACCCACATACCGCATTGATGTGGCACGGCGGCCAGACAGCGGCGGCGGCGCAGCTTTACCCGGCTGCGCCCCGCCCCTGGCTGGACCTGTCAACCGGCATAAGCCCCTGGGCCTGGCCTGTGCCGGTGCTGGGGCCAAAAGTATGGCAGACGCTGCCTTCGCCGGCTGCGCTGGAACAGCTGGAACTGGCCGCTGCGCGCGCGTTCGGCCTGAACGATGCCGCACAGATTGCTGCTGTGCCCGGCAGCGACATCGCCATCCGCCTGCTCGCGCAGGTGTTGCGGGCAGAAGATGTCGCGATCATCGGGCAGGGCTATGCAGGTTATCGGGCGGCGTGGCCGGATGCGCGGGTGCTGTCTTTCGAAAACGCTCGCAATGCCGGTCTGATGATCTGCGCCAATCCGAACAATCCCGATGGCGTGGTGACTGAAGCGCGGGAGATCCGGCAATTGCACAACATCCGTATAGTGGATGAAGCCTTTGCCGACGCCATGCCGGAAGTCAGCATTCTGCCAGACCGCAACGGTGCGATCGTGCTGCGCTCATTCGGCAAGTTCTTTGGTCTGGCCGGTGTACGGCTGGGCTTCGTCATCGCCAACAAGCCGGTGATCCGCGATCTTCGCAGGCTACTGGGTGACTGGCCTGTTTCCGGCCCGGCAATCGCAATCGGCACCGCCGCCTATTGCGACAGCGCATGGCACGGATTGCAGCGGCACCGACTGGCGCAAGGCAGTGCGCGGCTGGTTGCGCTGTTGCAGGATCATGGACTGCAAGACGCGGGCGGCACGGCCAATTTCAGATTATGCCGGATACCGGGCCACGCCCCTGATTCATCCGATCTGTTTGTCCATCTTTGCCATAGCGGAATACTGGTGCGCCCCTTTAAGGACAGGCCGGATCAACTGCGGCTGGGCATTCCCGGCACGGACGCGGATTGGGCAAGGCTGGATACTGCCCTGAAAGCATGGAGTTCATCTGTATGA
- the cobO gene encoding cob(I)yrinic acid a,c-diamide adenosyltransferase, translating to MTEHSITDDSGHNRHNERMKKLKVARDKIQARKTIERGLLIVHTGNGKGKSSSAFGMAIRSIGWGMKVGILQYVKGSWDTGEKAFFAANPDLLTFDVMGNGFTWDTQDRARDIAAARAAWERSKALILDPAYDFIILDELNIVLRDDTLPIAEIVEFLKNRPLEKHICITGRNAKPELIEIADLVTEFQEVKHPFKAGFKAQKGVEY from the coding sequence ATGACGGAACACAGCATTACGGACGATAGTGGCCACAACCGCCACAACGAACGCATGAAGAAGCTGAAGGTCGCGCGTGACAAAATCCAGGCGCGCAAGACCATCGAGCGCGGGCTGCTGATCGTCCACACCGGCAACGGCAAGGGCAAGTCGTCCTCCGCCTTCGGCATGGCCATCCGCAGCATCGGCTGGGGGATGAAGGTGGGCATATTGCAATATGTGAAGGGCAGCTGGGATACCGGCGAAAAGGCGTTCTTCGCCGCCAATCCCGATCTGCTGACTTTCGATGTGATGGGCAACGGCTTCACCTGGGACACGCAGGACCGCGCCCGCGATATTGCGGCGGCCCGCGCGGCGTGGGAACGCTCGAAAGCGCTGATCCTCGATCCGGCCTATGATTTCATCATCCTTGATGAACTCAACATCGTGTTGCGCGATGATACCCTGCCGATTGCTGAAATCGTGGAGTTTCTGAAGAACCGTCCGCTGGAAAAGCACATCTGCATCACCGGGCGCAATGCGAAGCCGGAACTGATCGAGATTGCCGATCTGGTGACGGAATTTCAGGAAGTGAAGCATCCGTTCAAAGCCGGGTTCAAGGCGCAGAAGGGCGTCGAATATTGA